Part of the Plasmodium cynomolgi strain B DNA, scaffold: 0597, whole genome shotgun sequence genome, ACAAATGTATGAactatttaaaattttaaatgatgaTATATCACTAGTTAAAAACAAGGAATAATGTATTTATACTTATGGGTACATTAccatgaattaaaaataataaaaatgagataaGAAAATTAGACACTATCATGAATATTTTGATAGATTCATTTATCAAGCATCATAATTCTTCAAATATTAAAACGATTTACAATAAtgacattaaaaatatactaaatgatgaactaaatattttattctatatatatatgaaaaattcgataattttcaaaataataaaatttgtactGATACAAAATGCACATGCGCTCAAGAATGTGTTGTTACATATATGAAATCTCTAGAAAAGTGTAATAATGTtggtaataaatatttttgtagaGAATTAGagaattttagaaaaaaatataatgaaaataatccTTCTTCTACTGAATGTCAAGGAGTACAGTCATTCTTACCATCAtataaaaatcataaaacatctattattattataattccTTTAATTTCAATATTAGTATTATCAAGTTTACTTTTCATTGTATATAAGGTTAtaacattatttatatacttGTTTACTgtacaataatttttaatatatattttaaataaaataatactgagtaatttttattttttgcaaattacaatttgtttgttcccTTAATAGTTTAGACCATTCGGATCATGTTTTCCCTTTCGAAGAAAAAGACACCAAAGGAAATATAGTAATTtcacaaatgaagaagcccatttattatatacaaaagTGAGAAGCAGAACACCAGAAGCGCATCTTTGCAGTATAGCATATAATTCTATATAGTTAGATTATGAGCATATTATTAAGTTATACAATTAgttttacaaataatatgTGATGTCGAAtttgatatatattatgcttattattttatatgcataaaaatgtaatttaaaaagtcataaaataaaattttggtattacaattataatatttctaCTCTATTTAGcgcattatataaataaagagaaacatgaaaaattaatgcattaataacaTTCAAATGGCTGATAAAAAGCATTGAACTTTCGGAATATATAACATAGTATAgagatattaaaaaattgaaataattaTGCAAAACCCAAA contains:
- a CDS encoding hypothetical protein (putative), whose amino-acid sequence is MNILIDSFIKHHNSSNIKTIYNNDIKNILNDELNILFYIYMKNSIIFKIIKFVLIQNAHALKNVLELENFRKKYNENNPSSTECQGVQSFLPSYKNHKTSIIIIIPLISILVLSSLLFIVYKVITLFIYLFTFRPFGSCFPFRRKRHQRKYSNFTNEEAHLLYTKVRSRTPEAHLCSIAYNSI